The Festucalex cinctus isolate MCC-2025b unplaced genomic scaffold, RoL_Fcin_1.0 HiC_scaffold_240, whole genome shotgun sequence genome has a segment encoding these proteins:
- the LOC144011538 gene encoding uncharacterized protein LOC144011538, giving the protein MDPEHCAHYTGAPNEHGNGNKSRCEGKHKKAPLQVPRMSEVNVNCNEEELPEEPFEPLTQEVSVPLTQASPLRTTKDVNRSEQNVGAGWQLSREPGDLVSTPQSEEKKMYMTEDEDEMDVMEQIVFPLTQEVSLPLTQKVSSLHRTGSPGEKKQQRKSEDSSKKVKTSDKTVGDGRQVSREASPQLMELENVRLREAEVKSRKSHVSCC; this is encoded by the exons ATGGATCCCGAGCATTGTGCTCACTACACTGGAGCCCCAAATGAACATGGCAATGGAAACAAGTCAAGG TGTGAGGGCAAGCACAAGAAAGCGCCGCTGCAGGTTCCAAGGATGAGTGAG gTGAACGTGAATTGCAATGAGGAGGAGCTCCCGGAAGAACCTTTCGAGCCTTTGACACAGGAGGTTTCTGTGCCATTAACACAGGCCTCCCCGCTGAGAACTACCAAAGATGTGAACAGGTCTGAGCAGAATGTGGGGGCTGGATGGCAACTTTCAAGGGAGCCCGGGGATCTCGTCTCTACTCCACAGTCCGAGGAAAAAAAG ATGTACATGACTGAAGACGAAGATGAGATGGacgtcatggaacaaattgtCTTTCCCTTAACACAAGAAGTCTCCCTGCCCTTAACACAGAAGGTCTCCTCCCTGCACCGG ACAGGCTCACCTGGGGAAAAGAAGCAGCAAAGGAAGAGTGAAGACAGCAGCAAAAAGGTGAAAACATCTGACAAAACAGTGGGAGATGGACGGCAAGTTTCAAGGGAGGCTTCTCCCCAGTTGATGGAATTGGAGAATGTACGCCTGAGGGAAGCTGAGGTGAAATCCAGGAAGTCCCATGTCTCCTGTTGTTAA